The Congregibacter litoralis KT71 genome contains a region encoding:
- the trxA gene encoding thioredoxin TrxA has protein sequence MSDAIVHVSDASFEQDVLSSDVPVLVDFWAEWCGPCKMIAPVLDELAGEFAGKLKVCKVDVDANPEVPGKFGIRGIPTLILFKDGNAEATKVGALSKSQLVEFVNESIA, from the coding sequence ATGAGTGACGCTATTGTGCACGTCAGCGACGCAAGCTTCGAGCAAGATGTGCTGAGCAGCGACGTACCTGTTCTGGTCGATTTTTGGGCAGAGTGGTGCGGTCCCTGCAAAATGATTGCCCCGGTGCTGGATGAACTCGCCGGCGAGTTTGCGGGCAAGCTGAAAGTCTGCAAAGTAGACGTCGATGCCAACCCCGAAGTTCCCGGTAAATTCGGCATTCGCGGTATCCCCACCCTTATCCTGTTTAAGGATGGCAATGCCGAGGCCACCAAGGTCGGCGCGCTATCAAAATCGCAACTCGTTGAATTCGTGAACGAAAGCATCGCCTGA
- a CDS encoding uroporphyrinogen-III C-methyltransferase: MSDEKNQGEKHSDEQNEVAAEATGVNSPGPADGSASATPAPQPKPASPDPTVIAAAAVPADKSTQRSGSAPIAWLALLLVLFMAVGVFYLFTDMQRREAVLLQRVQGLESVSGQDVTTFDQMRDNLQRKIELEMEGVQASQARAEEDLRRALAAQQQTLETQQRQVSRLESTANEAAGSVKRLVEEQLSNLQRSLREQQQLISDLTVEDRESWQIAEVQYLLRLANQRLIMTGDTESAEALLRSADNILRGLDDADLVKLRSAVAADIAALQAVPKLDIQGLYLRLDALIRQTDALVLFELPNQRVEIEPVTAEDWQTRLSQGYEMAIEKLSEYIVVSRRDVPVEALMDPQYEGLVRQNMRMLLEQAQVAMLSGNELLFRQSLERAEGWVTQFFKADEQAAVAMAEDLRLIRDERVSVELPDLNNSLTALDSAVRARLARNGN; the protein is encoded by the coding sequence TTGAGCGATGAGAAGAATCAGGGCGAGAAGCACAGCGACGAGCAGAACGAAGTCGCAGCCGAGGCTACGGGCGTAAACAGTCCGGGGCCGGCAGATGGCTCCGCCTCAGCGACACCCGCCCCGCAGCCCAAACCCGCCAGTCCCGATCCCACGGTCATTGCGGCAGCCGCAGTGCCGGCCGACAAGAGCACCCAGCGCTCGGGCTCCGCGCCCATTGCCTGGTTGGCTCTGCTCCTGGTGCTGTTTATGGCGGTGGGCGTCTTTTACCTGTTTACGGATATGCAGCGTCGTGAAGCCGTTTTGCTCCAGCGCGTGCAGGGCCTGGAGTCCGTCTCCGGTCAGGATGTCACGACCTTTGATCAGATGCGCGACAACCTGCAGCGAAAGATTGAGCTTGAAATGGAGGGTGTGCAGGCCAGCCAGGCGCGCGCCGAGGAAGACCTTCGGCGGGCACTGGCGGCCCAGCAACAGACCCTGGAAACGCAGCAGCGGCAAGTGAGCCGTCTCGAGTCAACGGCGAACGAGGCTGCGGGCAGCGTTAAACGCTTGGTGGAAGAACAGCTCAGCAACCTCCAGCGTTCCCTGAGGGAACAGCAGCAGCTTATCAGCGACCTTACCGTCGAGGACCGGGAAAGCTGGCAGATCGCCGAAGTCCAGTATCTTCTCCGCCTCGCCAACCAACGCCTGATCATGACCGGCGACACGGAATCGGCAGAAGCGCTGTTGCGCAGTGCGGACAATATTCTGCGGGGCCTCGATGACGCCGACCTCGTCAAGCTACGCTCAGCCGTGGCTGCCGACATCGCGGCTCTCCAGGCCGTGCCCAAGCTGGATATCCAGGGCCTGTACCTGCGCCTTGATGCCCTTATACGCCAGACCGACGCTCTGGTGCTTTTTGAGCTCCCCAATCAACGGGTTGAGATTGAACCGGTGACCGCCGAAGACTGGCAGACGCGGCTGTCCCAGGGCTATGAGATGGCCATAGAGAAGCTGTCCGAGTACATCGTCGTGAGTCGCCGTGATGTGCCCGTGGAGGCTCTCATGGATCCCCAATACGAAGGCCTGGTTCGGCAGAATATGCGCATGCTCCTGGAGCAGGCGCAGGTGGCCATGCTGTCAGGGAACGAGCTGCTGTTTCGCCAGAGCCTGGAGCGGGCCGAGGGCTGGGTAACGCAGTTTTTCAAAGCTGACGAGCAGGCTGCGGTCGCCATGGCTGAGGATTTGCGGCTTATCCGCGACGAGCGTGTTTCCGTCGAGCTGCCGGATCTTAATAATTCACTCACGGCGCTGGACTCCGCGGTGCGGGCCCGCCTCGCCCGGAACGGAAACTAG
- a CDS encoding uroporphyrinogen-III synthase, translating into MTAEQRVLVTRPAGQADSLIGALSDAGFVPLHLPMLQIEPLDPLPGAQRQRLMDLDRYAHVIFVSANAARLGVERIRDYWPQLPQGQLYWAVGKSTALCLEAEGLDVRRPERDMSSEGLLAMPGLAELQSQRVLIVKGEGGRKFLEVKLRERGAEVDSLACYRRDYAAHDRQACRDLLGDHDLALILVSSGEGLERLTSLLQPEEHTNLAMTTLLVPSQRVAEQALGLGWTHVECAENASDAAMLAAATAWRTAHLGETQH; encoded by the coding sequence ATGACCGCTGAGCAGCGGGTACTGGTTACCCGCCCCGCCGGGCAGGCGGATAGCTTGATAGGCGCGCTTTCGGACGCGGGCTTTGTACCTCTCCATCTGCCCATGTTGCAGATAGAACCCCTGGATCCCCTACCGGGTGCCCAGCGTCAACGTCTGATGGATCTGGACCGTTACGCCCACGTGATCTTTGTCAGCGCCAATGCCGCGCGCCTGGGCGTGGAGCGCATCCGGGACTACTGGCCGCAGCTCCCCCAGGGACAGCTGTACTGGGCAGTAGGTAAGAGTACCGCCCTGTGCCTTGAAGCCGAGGGACTGGATGTGCGGCGACCGGAACGGGATATGAGCAGTGAAGGTCTCCTGGCAATGCCCGGGCTGGCTGAACTGCAGTCCCAGCGCGTGCTTATCGTTAAAGGAGAAGGGGGTCGCAAATTTCTCGAGGTAAAGCTCCGGGAACGCGGTGCCGAGGTAGACTCCCTGGCCTGTTATCGACGGGACTACGCCGCCCACGATCGCCAGGCGTGCCGGGACCTGCTGGGGGATCACGATTTGGCCCTGATTCTTGTCAGCAGCGGGGAGGGATTGGAGCGTCTGACAAGTTTGCTTCAACCTGAGGAACACACTAACTTAGCGATGACTACCTTATTGGTACCGTCGCAGCGCGTCGCGGAGCAGGCACTCGGCCTGGGTTGGACACATGTCGAGTGCGCGGAAAATGCGTCCGACGCTGCCATGCTCGCAGCGGCGACAGCATGGCGCACAGCGCATCTGGGGGAGACACAGCATTGA
- the hemC gene encoding hydroxymethylbilane synthase — translation MPADVVIATRESPLALWQAYFVRDTLLETHPGITVELLGMTSRGDQILDVPLAKVGGKGLFVKELETALLDGRAHIAVHSMKDVPMEFPEGLELAVICEREEPADAFVSNRYENLDALPAGAIVGTSSLRRECQLRANRPDLEVRFLRGNVNTRLRKLDEGEYDAVILACAGLIRLEMGERIRARIPVTDSLPAGGQGAVGIEIRSDDSATRKLLEPLHHGPTAERVLAERALNRRLQGGCEVPIASYAVHEGDELWLRGLVGRPDGSHTLRADARGSREEPEALGIAVADSLLEAGAAEILAEVYDR, via the coding sequence ATGCCTGCTGACGTCGTAATTGCTACCCGAGAAAGTCCCCTTGCCCTCTGGCAAGCCTATTTTGTCCGTGACACGCTGCTGGAGACCCATCCCGGCATAACCGTCGAGCTCCTGGGTATGACCAGCCGTGGCGATCAGATTCTGGATGTTCCCCTGGCCAAGGTGGGTGGTAAGGGCTTGTTTGTCAAAGAGCTGGAAACCGCACTCCTGGACGGTCGGGCGCACATCGCGGTGCACTCCATGAAAGATGTCCCCATGGAGTTCCCCGAGGGTTTGGAGCTTGCGGTGATCTGCGAGCGCGAAGAGCCCGCGGACGCGTTTGTCAGCAACCGTTATGAGAATCTCGATGCCCTGCCCGCCGGTGCCATCGTCGGCACCTCCAGTCTCCGCCGCGAGTGCCAGCTTCGCGCCAATCGTCCGGATCTCGAAGTGCGTTTTTTGCGGGGCAATGTGAACACCCGTCTCCGAAAGCTCGACGAGGGCGAGTACGACGCCGTTATTCTTGCCTGCGCAGGGCTCATCCGTCTGGAGATGGGAGAGCGCATCCGCGCGCGCATCCCCGTGACGGACTCCCTGCCCGCGGGAGGGCAGGGTGCCGTGGGCATCGAAATTCGTAGTGATGACAGCGCGACGCGAAAGCTCCTCGAGCCGCTTCACCACGGTCCCACGGCGGAGCGTGTCCTGGCCGAGCGGGCTTTGAATCGCCGCCTCCAGGGTGGCTGCGAAGTGCCCATCGCCTCCTATGCCGTCCACGAGGGGGACGAGCTATGGCTGAGGGGGCTCGTGGGGCGACCCGACGGCAGCCATACGCTTCGAGCGGACGCCCGGGGCAGCAGGGAGGAACCTGAGGCCCTGGGTATCGCCGTAGCCGACTCCCTCCTCGAGGCCGGGGCGGCAGAGATTCTCGCCGAGGTTTATGACCGCTGA
- a CDS encoding heme biosynthesis HemY N-terminal domain-containing protein, with translation MGGLFLVALLALVAGVGIVALIETEPGYLLIAYGGYTVETSFWVGILLIATVVLLLYASLRFLHRLITSPANVLNWAGERRLRQSARLTGRGTINFIEGNWAKSRKQLLRGAKYSESPLLNYLMAARASYRLQEPEAMSRQLMQAAESDLEAVIAVDLTQAELQLNDRQYEKALRTLETAKKNPGKHPQVLHLLCRVYDGLGDIEAMLDLLPLLRKYRIGGALELDDLEAKIHHDLLEQAAVTGDTELLKSRWKKYPGRLVDEESVQLHYLSALLRCDEVTIVEREIERRLKKNWKPALVSLYGRINRETAQKQLATAETWLRKHDKDPELLLCLGRLAMVERQWAKARDYLERSYAANASEEACLELGRLLTAVGDHASAAEMFRVGTGLRTNPLPELPQPDDVVSDSLPESRRLSSE, from the coding sequence ATGGGCGGCTTATTTTTAGTTGCGTTGCTGGCCCTGGTGGCCGGCGTTGGAATTGTCGCGCTCATCGAGACCGAGCCCGGCTATCTTCTTATCGCCTACGGTGGCTATACCGTCGAGACCAGCTTCTGGGTGGGAATCCTCCTCATCGCGACGGTGGTCCTGCTGCTCTACGCCTCCCTGCGTTTTCTGCATCGCCTCATCACGAGTCCGGCGAACGTGCTGAATTGGGCCGGGGAGCGACGTTTGCGTCAGTCGGCCCGCCTGACGGGGCGCGGCACGATCAACTTTATTGAGGGCAACTGGGCGAAGTCCCGGAAGCAGCTCCTTCGCGGTGCCAAATACAGCGAGTCGCCCCTCCTCAATTACCTGATGGCGGCCCGCGCCAGCTATCGCCTCCAGGAGCCCGAGGCGATGAGCCGCCAGCTCATGCAGGCCGCCGAGAGTGATTTAGAAGCGGTGATTGCCGTGGATCTCACCCAGGCGGAGTTGCAACTCAACGACCGGCAGTACGAGAAAGCCCTGAGAACCCTCGAGACGGCGAAGAAGAATCCCGGCAAGCACCCCCAGGTTCTGCATCTGCTGTGCCGGGTCTACGATGGCCTCGGTGATATCGAAGCGATGCTCGATCTGTTGCCCCTCCTTCGCAAGTATCGGATCGGCGGCGCCCTTGAGCTTGATGATCTGGAGGCAAAGATTCACCACGACCTCCTGGAGCAGGCAGCCGTGACCGGCGACACGGAGCTACTCAAATCGCGCTGGAAAAAGTATCCGGGGCGGCTTGTGGACGAGGAATCGGTGCAGCTTCATTACCTGTCGGCCTTGTTGCGATGCGACGAGGTCACCATCGTGGAGCGGGAGATTGAGCGTCGTCTGAAGAAAAACTGGAAGCCTGCGCTCGTCAGCCTTTACGGTCGCATCAATCGAGAGACGGCTCAAAAACAGCTGGCGACGGCGGAGACCTGGTTGCGCAAGCACGATAAAGACCCTGAGCTGCTCCTCTGTCTCGGGCGTCTTGCCATGGTGGAGCGCCAGTGGGCCAAAGCGCGGGATTATCTTGAGCGCAGTTATGCCGCCAATGCCAGCGAAGAGGCCTGCCTCGAGCTGGGCCGCCTTCTGACCGCTGTGGGAGATCACGCAAGTGCGGCTGAGATGTTCCGCGTGGGCACAGGCTTGCGCACGAATCCCTTGCCCGAGCTGCCCCAGCCCGACGATGTGGTCTCCGATAGTCTCCCCGAGAGCCGTCGCCTGAGTAGTGAATGA
- the rho gene encoding transcription termination factor Rho yields the protein MNLTDLKTKSTQELIDIASSIGLDNLARSRKQDIIFSILKRHAKGGEDIYGDGVLEILQDGFGFLRSADSSYLAGPDDIYVSPSQIRRFNLRTGDTITGKIRPPKDSERYFALLKIGEVNFSRPENSKSKILFENLTPLFPEERLTLEKGNGSTEDLTGRIIDLVAPIGKGQRGLLVAPPKAGKTIMMQNIAQAILSNNPETYMIVLLIDERPEEVTEMQRSVGIRGAEVVASTFDEPPSRHVQVADMVIEKAKRLVEHKRDVVILLDSITRLARAYNTVIPSSGKVLTGGVDAHALERPKRFFGAARNIEEGGSLSIIATALVDTGSKMDEVIYEEFKGTGNMELHLDRKIAEKRIYPAINIRRSGTRREEKLTGEEELQRMWILRKLLHGMEDLPAVEFLLDRLKDTKTNEEFFMSMKRK from the coding sequence ATGAACCTGACGGACCTGAAAACCAAGTCCACCCAGGAACTCATTGATATCGCGTCGAGCATTGGCCTGGACAACCTTGCGCGATCGCGCAAGCAGGACATCATCTTCTCGATCCTAAAGCGCCACGCCAAGGGCGGCGAGGATATTTACGGCGATGGCGTTCTGGAGATTCTTCAGGATGGCTTTGGCTTTTTGCGCTCCGCCGACAGCTCCTACCTGGCGGGACCCGACGACATCTATGTGTCACCCAGCCAGATTCGCCGTTTTAACCTGCGCACCGGTGACACCATCACCGGCAAGATTCGCCCCCCGAAGGACAGCGAGCGCTACTTTGCCCTTCTGAAGATCGGCGAGGTCAACTTCAGCCGGCCGGAAAACTCCAAGAGCAAGATCCTCTTTGAGAACCTGACACCACTGTTCCCGGAGGAGCGCCTGACTCTCGAGAAGGGCAATGGCAGCACCGAGGATCTCACGGGACGCATCATTGACCTGGTTGCGCCCATTGGTAAGGGCCAACGGGGATTGCTGGTCGCACCGCCAAAGGCGGGTAAGACCATCATGATGCAGAACATCGCCCAGGCGATTCTGAGCAACAACCCCGAAACCTACATGATTGTGCTGCTCATCGACGAGCGCCCGGAAGAAGTGACAGAAATGCAGCGATCCGTGGGTATCCGCGGCGCTGAAGTCGTAGCCTCCACCTTTGATGAACCCCCCTCGCGGCACGTGCAGGTGGCGGACATGGTCATCGAAAAGGCCAAACGTCTGGTGGAGCACAAACGGGATGTGGTGATTCTTCTGGACTCCATCACGCGCCTCGCACGGGCCTACAACACCGTGATACCCAGTTCCGGCAAGGTACTGACCGGTGGTGTCGATGCCCATGCATTGGAACGTCCCAAGCGTTTCTTCGGTGCTGCGCGAAACATCGAGGAAGGTGGCAGCCTCTCTATCATCGCCACGGCGCTGGTCGATACCGGGTCGAAGATGGACGAGGTGATCTACGAGGAATTTAAGGGCACGGGCAATATGGAATTGCACCTTGACCGGAAAATTGCCGAAAAACGCATCTATCCCGCGATCAATATCCGCCGCTCCGGCACCCGTCGCGAGGAGAAGCTCACCGGTGAAGAAGAACTGCAGCGTATGTGGATCCTGCGCAAGCTGCTTCACGGCATGGAAGATCTGCCTGCGGTGGAATTCCTTCTCGATCGGCTCAAAGACACCAAGACCAACGAAGAGTTCTTTATGTCCATGAAGCGCAAGTAG
- the ubiD gene encoding 4-hydroxy-3-polyprenylbenzoate decarboxylase: protein MAARYSDLRDFIAELESRGELVRITREVDPNLEMTEIADRTLRARGPALLFENPKGHSIPVLANLFGTEERVALGMGADSVAALREIGELLAYLKQPDPPKGMKELWEKAPLLRKVLDMGPKVIRNAPCRTHVREGDDVNLYDLPIQTCWPGDAGPLVTWPLVITRGPNKSRQNLGIYRMQLIGRNKLIMRWLSHRGGALDYRDWQIKRPGEPYPVALALGADPATTLGAVTPVPDALSEYAFAGLLRGAKTELSECITPLCKANDLQVPATAEFILEGYLDPSEEADEGPFGDHTGYYNEVERFPVFTVTAITSREAPIYHSTYTGRPPDEPAILGVALNEVFVPLLIKQFPEIVDFYLPPEGCSYRMAVVSMRKEYPGHAKRVMLGIWSFLRQFMYTKFIIVTDEDVDVRNWQDVIWAMTTRMDPRRDSVFVDNTPIDYLDFASPVAGLGSKVGFDATNKWEGETDREWGEPIRMDEAVSERVEAMWDDLGIGIDAAPRRR, encoded by the coding sequence ATGGCTGCGCGCTACAGTGATCTTCGCGATTTTATCGCGGAGCTTGAGTCCCGGGGCGAGCTTGTACGCATCACGCGCGAGGTCGACCCCAACCTCGAAATGACCGAGATCGCGGACCGCACCCTGCGCGCCCGCGGCCCCGCTCTCCTCTTCGAAAACCCAAAAGGCCACAGCATCCCCGTGCTTGCAAATCTCTTCGGCACGGAGGAGCGCGTTGCCCTGGGAATGGGCGCAGACAGCGTCGCAGCGCTGCGGGAGATTGGCGAGCTCCTCGCCTACCTCAAGCAACCGGATCCTCCCAAGGGCATGAAAGAGCTCTGGGAAAAGGCGCCCCTACTCCGCAAGGTCCTGGACATGGGACCCAAGGTGATCCGCAACGCGCCCTGTCGCACCCATGTGCGCGAGGGTGACGACGTGAATCTCTACGATCTGCCCATCCAAACCTGCTGGCCCGGTGATGCGGGACCGCTGGTCACCTGGCCCCTGGTGATCACCCGGGGCCCCAACAAAAGCCGCCAGAATCTGGGCATTTACCGCATGCAGCTCATTGGTCGCAACAAGCTGATCATGCGCTGGCTCTCTCATCGGGGGGGCGCTCTGGATTACCGCGACTGGCAGATCAAACGTCCGGGAGAGCCCTACCCCGTTGCCCTGGCACTGGGGGCGGATCCTGCCACGACCCTTGGCGCCGTGACGCCGGTGCCCGACGCCCTGTCGGAGTACGCTTTTGCCGGCCTCCTCCGCGGCGCGAAGACCGAGCTGTCGGAGTGCATTACACCCCTTTGTAAGGCCAATGATTTACAGGTGCCGGCGACGGCGGAGTTTATTCTCGAGGGCTATCTGGATCCCTCGGAAGAAGCCGACGAAGGCCCCTTTGGTGATCACACCGGCTATTACAACGAAGTCGAACGCTTTCCGGTGTTTACCGTGACGGCAATCACGAGCCGAGAAGCGCCCATTTATCACAGCACCTATACGGGACGGCCACCGGATGAGCCGGCCATCCTCGGTGTTGCTCTCAATGAAGTGTTCGTTCCCCTGCTCATCAAGCAGTTCCCCGAGATTGTGGATTTTTACCTACCCCCCGAGGGCTGTTCCTATCGCATGGCGGTGGTGAGCATGCGCAAGGAATATCCGGGTCATGCGAAGCGGGTGATGTTGGGCATCTGGAGTTTTTTGCGCCAGTTCATGTACACCAAGTTCATCATCGTCACGGACGAAGATGTGGACGTGCGCAACTGGCAGGATGTGATCTGGGCCATGACTACGCGCATGGATCCCCGGCGCGACAGCGTTTTTGTGGACAACACGCCCATCGACTACCTGGACTTTGCCTCACCGGTGGCGGGCCTCGGGTCCAAGGTCGGTTTTGACGCCACGAACAAGTGGGAAGGAGAAACGGACCGCGAGTGGGGCGAGCCTATCCGCATGGATGAGGCCGTGAGCGAGCGCGTGGAAGCCATGTGGGACGATCTCGGTATCGGCATCGACGCAGCGCCCCGGCGGCGCTAA